A single genomic interval of Bradyrhizobium sp. AZCC 1693 harbors:
- a CDS encoding FGGY-family carbohydrate kinase codes for MTGLFLGIDMGTGGVRACAVDAQGDVQGFASTVLPAPRQEGDAIDQEPELWWQAAVTTICKLGETIDLGRVERIAVDGTSGTLLLIDALGRPCSLGLMYNDARAVREAARIADVAPAESGAHGRSSALAKLLHLLNRGNVGNARHAVHQADWIASRLANRYGISDENNALKLGYDPIARAWPAWLDKLNVPGEWLPRALVPGTPFAEIDPNVARTLGLSPSTRIAAGTTDGVAAFIATRADQPGDAVTSLGTTLVVKLLATQPIFAADQGVYSHRLGEHWLAGGASNTGGAALLMHFTTEEMQRLTPQLKPTEPTGLDYYPLPKPGERFPIADPRLEARITPRPAEDRRFFQGLLEGIASVEALAYQRLALLGAPHLRRVISIGGGARNHAWTAIRHRILGVPVAVAEQTEASYGAALLALHGGPP; via the coding sequence ATGACAGGTTTGTTCCTCGGCATTGATATGGGGACCGGCGGCGTTCGCGCATGCGCTGTCGACGCGCAAGGCGACGTCCAGGGTTTTGCCTCGACCGTGCTCCCCGCGCCGCGCCAGGAAGGCGACGCCATCGATCAGGAGCCGGAGCTTTGGTGGCAGGCCGCGGTCACGACCATTTGCAAGCTCGGGGAGACGATTGATCTCGGCCGCGTGGAACGCATTGCCGTTGACGGCACTTCCGGCACGCTGCTGCTGATCGATGCGCTCGGCCGGCCGTGTTCGCTCGGGCTGATGTACAATGACGCTCGCGCCGTCCGGGAAGCAGCGCGTATCGCCGATGTTGCCCCGGCGGAAAGCGGCGCCCATGGCCGCAGCAGCGCGCTGGCCAAGCTGCTCCATCTCCTGAACCGCGGCAATGTCGGGAATGCGCGTCATGCTGTTCATCAGGCCGATTGGATTGCCAGCCGGCTCGCGAACCGTTACGGCATCAGCGATGAGAACAACGCGCTCAAGCTCGGCTACGACCCGATAGCCCGCGCGTGGCCGGCCTGGCTTGACAAGCTCAATGTCCCCGGCGAATGGCTGCCAAGGGCGCTTGTGCCGGGCACGCCCTTCGCCGAGATCGACCCGAATGTCGCGCGCACGCTTGGGCTATCGCCATCAACGCGCATTGCGGCCGGCACCACTGATGGCGTCGCCGCCTTCATCGCCACCCGCGCCGATCAACCGGGCGACGCCGTCACCTCGCTCGGAACGACGCTGGTGGTGAAACTGCTGGCAACGCAGCCGATCTTCGCGGCGGACCAGGGCGTCTACTCGCACCGCCTTGGCGAGCATTGGCTCGCCGGCGGCGCCTCCAACACCGGCGGCGCTGCATTACTCATGCATTTCACGACCGAGGAGATGCAACGTTTGACGCCGCAGCTCAAGCCGACGGAGCCGACCGGGCTCGATTATTATCCGCTGCCCAAACCCGGCGAACGCTTCCCGATCGCCGATCCGAGGCTCGAGGCACGGATCACGCCGCGACCAGCCGAAGACCGCCGCTTCTTCCAGGGGCTTCTCGAAGGCATCGCCTCGGTCGAGGCGCTCGCCTATCAGCGCCTCGCTCTGCTCGGAGCGCCACATTTGCGCCGCGTCATCAGCATCGGCGGCGGTGCGAGGAACCATGCCTGGACTGCGATCCGACATCGCATTCTCGGTGTTCCCGTCGCCGTCGCCGAGCAGACCGAGGCGAGCTACGGCGCGGCGTTGCTCGCATTGCACGGCGGTCCGCCATGA
- a CDS encoding TIGR01459 family HAD-type hydrolase: MNAGTITISGLRAIADRFDHVLLDQWGTLHEGKAIFPAARECVARLREAGKRVLVLSNSGKRASRNQERLATLGLSPEAYDGILSSGEVTWSGLHARAHQPFTGLGRACFLITRDGDRSIVEGLDLTIVTDVQEADFILLGGLDDAAADPEHWRGSLSTAAARRLPMLCANPDLVMFGARGLIPAPGALAAFYQRLGGAATFVGKPHAPMFAAALGRLGNPDPHRVLVIGDSLDHDIAGGRAAAMLTLLVRSGAHRETLADAAELPAIRAAAGSEARMPHWTMKHLSW, translated from the coding sequence ATGAACGCCGGCACCATCACGATCTCCGGCCTTCGCGCAATCGCCGACAGGTTCGATCACGTCCTGCTCGACCAATGGGGGACCCTGCACGAGGGCAAGGCGATCTTCCCGGCCGCACGTGAATGCGTGGCCCGGCTGCGCGAAGCCGGCAAGCGCGTGCTGGTACTTTCGAACTCCGGCAAGCGCGCGAGCCGCAACCAGGAGCGCCTTGCCACACTCGGCCTGTCGCCGGAGGCCTACGATGGTATTTTGTCGTCTGGCGAAGTCACCTGGAGCGGGTTGCACGCACGAGCGCACCAACCCTTCACCGGGCTGGGCCGGGCCTGTTTTCTGATCACGCGCGATGGCGATCGATCCATTGTCGAGGGGCTCGACCTGACCATCGTAACGGACGTGCAAGAGGCCGACTTCATCCTGCTCGGCGGGCTCGACGATGCGGCCGCCGACCCTGAGCATTGGCGCGGATCGCTGAGCACCGCGGCGGCGCGCCGGCTGCCGATGCTGTGCGCCAATCCCGACCTTGTGATGTTCGGTGCAAGGGGATTGATCCCCGCGCCGGGAGCGCTGGCAGCCTTCTATCAGCGGCTTGGCGGCGCAGCGACATTTGTCGGCAAGCCCCATGCGCCCATGTTTGCGGCGGCACTCGGGCGATTGGGAAATCCCGATCCGCACCGCGTCCTCGTCATAGGCGACTCCCTCGATCACGACATCGCCGGCGGCCGTGCGGCAGCAATGCTGACCCTGCTCGTCCGTTCAGGCGCCCACAGGGAGACGCTGGCGGATGCCGCCGAACTGCCGGCGATCCGGGCCGCAGCCGGCTCGGAAGCTAGAATGCCGCACTGGACGATGAAACATCTCAGCTGGTGA
- a CDS encoding class II aldolase/adducin family protein, whose product MQQPEILNELRRMSARVGRNMLLVQGAGGNSSIKHGDVLWVKASGTWLADAEDKEICVPVSLPGARAALAAGNERMPLASGHPESQLRASIETSLHALMPHPVVLHVHSVNTIAWSVRSDAEDELVARLRGLPWRRLDYHHPGLPLAQAVGESLAQGPADILILGNHGLVVGAATCDAADELVAEVERRLALEPRSAAPTDGGSLHLICAGSEYRLPKDPLCHTLGTDHHNFAIATKGSLYPDHVVFLGPALPVLSKGENLTAKVALTDGRGYPPPVAVIVPGKGTVIRNDASAGAEAMLSCLALVTSRLPRNATIKYLSSRDEQALLNWDAEHYRQQMTENR is encoded by the coding sequence ATGCAACAGCCCGAAATCCTTAACGAGCTCCGCCGCATGTCGGCGCGCGTCGGCCGAAACATGCTGCTGGTACAAGGCGCCGGTGGCAATTCATCCATCAAGCACGGCGACGTGCTCTGGGTGAAGGCGTCAGGCACCTGGCTCGCCGACGCCGAGGACAAGGAGATCTGCGTGCCGGTCTCGCTCCCGGGAGCCCGCGCCGCGCTGGCTGCCGGCAATGAGCGCATGCCGCTGGCGTCCGGGCATCCCGAAAGCCAACTTCGTGCCTCGATCGAGACCTCGCTGCACGCGCTGATGCCCCATCCGGTCGTTCTTCATGTCCATTCAGTCAACACTATCGCGTGGTCGGTCCGGTCGGATGCCGAGGACGAACTGGTCGCCCGACTGCGCGGCCTGCCCTGGCGCCGGCTCGATTATCATCATCCCGGCTTGCCGCTCGCGCAAGCCGTGGGCGAGAGTCTCGCGCAAGGACCGGCTGACATCCTGATCCTCGGCAATCACGGCCTCGTGGTCGGCGCCGCGACCTGCGATGCTGCGGATGAATTGGTGGCTGAAGTGGAGCGCCGGCTGGCACTGGAGCCACGCAGTGCAGCGCCCACTGACGGTGGCTCGCTTCACCTTATCTGTGCGGGCTCGGAATATCGCCTGCCAAAAGATCCGCTCTGCCACACGCTTGGCACCGACCACCACAATTTCGCGATCGCCACGAAGGGCTCGCTATATCCGGATCATGTCGTGTTTCTTGGACCTGCCCTGCCGGTGCTGTCGAAGGGCGAGAACCTGACCGCGAAAGTTGCCCTTACTGATGGGCGCGGCTACCCTCCTCCGGTCGCCGTGATCGTTCCCGGTAAAGGTACTGTGATCCGCAACGACGCCAGCGCCGGCGCGGAAGCCATGTTGAGCTGCCTCGCACTTGTGACCAGCCGCCTGCCTCGAAACGCGACGATCAAATACCTGTCGTCGCGCGATGAGCAGGCATTGCTGAACTGGGATGCTGAGCACTACCGACAACAAATGACAGAAAATCGCTGA
- a CDS encoding RbsD/FucU family protein produces the protein MLKSIDPILNADVLYALRAMGHGDDLVLCDTNFPADAVAHQTVLGRLLRIDNVTAARAARAVLSVLPLDSFVEKPASRMEIVGQPEDVPPVQFEVQKEIDAAEGRSLSMGSVERFAFYERAKNAYCVIQTGERRFYGCFIFKKGVIAPDTA, from the coding sequence ATGCTGAAATCGATCGATCCAATCCTGAATGCAGACGTCCTTTATGCGTTGCGCGCCATGGGTCATGGCGACGACCTCGTCCTCTGCGACACCAATTTCCCGGCCGACGCAGTTGCCCATCAGACCGTGCTGGGCCGCCTCCTCCGTATCGATAACGTCACCGCCGCGCGGGCGGCGCGAGCCGTCCTTTCAGTCCTGCCGCTCGATTCCTTTGTCGAAAAACCGGCGTCGCGGATGGAAATCGTCGGTCAGCCCGAGGACGTCCCTCCCGTGCAGTTCGAGGTGCAGAAGGAGATCGACGCAGCAGAGGGACGTTCATTGTCGATGGGCTCGGTCGAGCGATTTGCCTTCTATGAACGTGCGAAGAATGCGTACTGCGTGATTCAGACCGGCGAGCGGCGCTTCTACGGCTGCTTCATCTTCAAGAAGGGCGTGATCGCCCCCGACACGGCCTAG
- a CDS encoding sugar ABC transporter substrate-binding protein translates to MKQQGHDPHSELRPNRRAVLMGAASAAALGTTGALGTFSGLALAQNNLRSQISQIPGVGKGAPTDADWQKVGELCLGPTRASVKEGEFKGVELSFMGLNNQNLHNLLFRGFLKPWEAYTGAKISWIDLAQADYNPRLQQAIATGTVDFDILEMGAPFEGDVCGKGLASEMPDWVKKQIDIDDYVDYLKPPVGTWNGKTYRVTIDGDCHNFNYRTDYFSDPALAKAWKDAGNQSEWGVPKTWQQVQAVTKFLKGKKIKGQNAYGYLDAPKPWGGFGFYFLASRASAYAKHPDDKAWLFDVDTMKPRINNPAWVRAIQDVIDALPSEPADQLNADPNTTGFQQFLAGIGSMIPWWGDIGQVAKASDTSVVGDVVGFDILPGSEDVYNSRTGKWDKLASGPNHAPNCAYLGWGIYVMARVASDERKHKAAWSAAAHLGGKDLSLWMVMYPSGFQAHRTSHFDFDEWVAAGYDRKYITSYLNSQRTSYNHPNRAVEPRIPGIFQYYSIAEDELTKIFAGRVDAQTGANNIAAAWEKLTDQIGREKQVALYKASLGV, encoded by the coding sequence ATGAAACAGCAAGGACACGATCCGCATTCAGAACTGCGACCAAACCGGCGCGCTGTCTTGATGGGAGCAGCCAGCGCCGCCGCCTTGGGTACGACCGGCGCGCTCGGCACGTTCTCCGGGCTTGCGTTGGCACAGAACAATTTGCGGTCCCAGATCTCGCAAATCCCGGGGGTGGGGAAAGGCGCGCCAACCGACGCCGATTGGCAGAAGGTCGGCGAACTCTGCCTCGGCCCGACCAGGGCCAGTGTCAAGGAAGGAGAATTCAAGGGCGTCGAGCTCTCCTTCATGGGGCTGAACAACCAGAATCTGCACAACTTGCTGTTCCGTGGTTTCCTGAAACCGTGGGAGGCCTATACGGGCGCGAAGATTTCATGGATCGATCTTGCCCAGGCCGACTACAACCCGCGACTGCAGCAAGCGATCGCGACCGGCACGGTCGACTTCGACATCCTCGAAATGGGCGCACCGTTCGAGGGAGACGTGTGCGGCAAGGGACTGGCGTCGGAGATGCCGGACTGGGTCAAGAAGCAGATCGATATCGACGATTACGTCGACTATCTAAAGCCGCCGGTCGGAACCTGGAACGGCAAGACCTATCGCGTCACGATCGACGGCGACTGCCACAACTTCAATTACAGAACCGACTATTTCTCCGACCCCGCACTCGCGAAGGCCTGGAAGGACGCCGGCAACCAGAGCGAATGGGGCGTACCGAAGACCTGGCAGCAGGTCCAGGCCGTGACAAAATTCCTCAAGGGCAAGAAGATCAAGGGCCAGAACGCGTACGGCTACCTCGATGCGCCCAAGCCCTGGGGTGGGTTCGGCTTCTACTTCCTTGCCAGCCGCGCCTCCGCCTACGCCAAGCATCCGGACGACAAGGCCTGGCTGTTCGATGTCGACACGATGAAGCCACGCATCAACAATCCGGCCTGGGTTCGCGCCATTCAGGACGTCATCGACGCGCTGCCGTCCGAGCCGGCCGATCAGCTCAACGCCGACCCCAACACCACCGGTTTCCAGCAATTCCTGGCCGGCATCGGCTCAATGATCCCCTGGTGGGGAGACATTGGCCAAGTGGCAAAGGCGAGCGACACCTCCGTGGTCGGCGATGTCGTCGGCTTCGACATCCTGCCCGGATCGGAAGACGTCTACAATTCCAGGACAGGCAAGTGGGACAAACTCGCGAGCGGTCCAAACCATGCGCCGAACTGCGCCTATCTCGGTTGGGGCATCTACGTCATGGCACGGGTCGCAAGCGACGAGCGCAAGCACAAGGCGGCCTGGAGCGCGGCCGCACATCTCGGCGGCAAGGACCTCTCGCTCTGGATGGTCATGTATCCGTCGGGATTCCAGGCCCATCGCACCAGCCATTTCGACTTCGATGAGTGGGTGGCAGCCGGCTATGATCGGAAGTACATCACGTCCTATCTGAACTCGCAGCGCACTTCCTATAATCACCCCAACCGGGCGGTCGAGCCACGCATCCCGGGTATCTTCCAGTACTACAGCATCGCCGAGGACGAGCTGACCAAGATCTTCGCCGGCAGGGTTGACGCGCAGACCGGCGCGAACAACATCGCCGCCGCCTGGGAAAAGCTGACCGACCAGATCGGCCGCGAAAAGCAGGTCGCGCTCTACAAGGCGTCTCTCGGCGTGTAG
- a CDS encoding carbohydrate ABC transporter permease produces MQNSSSVADARHHKPASPRVAGSRKNVGRAVVILASLAFLALLLIQILYAAGATTSGFADWRPILAAYLFWAIAIGIGQVVIRGERGLRALFLLPAVFFTVAVVIFPTLFGFYIASLDWNLSSLEGPRFYGFNNLIGLFHDTYYWNALGNMIFYTAAVLGEYAVAFGLALLLNAEIRARKFFRVVFLLPMMLSPVAVSWMIGKSLMEYRFGPAATLARYLGWDNPAFFASPWMAWLSIEAMDAWVSIPFIMIILLAGLQAMPKEVQEAAKVDGANGWQSFWHVTFPITLPVSITVLIIRIIFKLKLADIVINVTAGGPGGATDTVSSFIYRVYRDRSNVGYGTGLAIFYLLLIIALLTILLRLSNRWTQKVE; encoded by the coding sequence ATGCAGAATTCATCATCGGTGGCGGACGCCCGGCATCATAAGCCTGCCTCGCCGCGGGTTGCCGGCAGCCGGAAGAATGTAGGACGCGCGGTCGTCATCCTCGCCTCGCTTGCGTTCCTGGCCCTGCTCCTCATCCAGATTCTGTATGCGGCGGGAGCGACCACATCGGGGTTCGCCGATTGGCGACCGATCCTTGCTGCGTATCTGTTCTGGGCCATCGCGATCGGGATTGGCCAGGTCGTGATCCGGGGGGAGCGTGGTCTGCGGGCGCTATTCCTGTTGCCGGCCGTTTTCTTCACTGTTGCCGTTGTGATTTTTCCAACGCTGTTCGGATTTTACATCGCGTCGCTGGATTGGAACCTGAGCTCGCTCGAAGGCCCGCGCTTCTATGGCTTCAACAATCTCATCGGATTGTTTCACGACACTTATTACTGGAACGCGCTAGGCAACATGATCTTCTACACGGCCGCGGTGCTTGGCGAATATGCGGTCGCGTTTGGGCTGGCGCTGTTGCTGAACGCCGAGATACGAGCGCGGAAATTCTTTCGCGTCGTTTTCCTGCTGCCGATGATGCTCAGTCCTGTCGCCGTGAGCTGGATGATCGGCAAGTCACTGATGGAATACCGCTTTGGCCCGGCCGCTACACTGGCGCGCTATCTGGGGTGGGATAATCCGGCGTTCTTCGCCTCGCCATGGATGGCATGGCTGAGCATCGAGGCCATGGATGCCTGGGTTTCGATCCCCTTCATCATGATTATCCTGCTCGCCGGTTTGCAGGCAATGCCGAAGGAGGTGCAGGAAGCGGCCAAGGTCGATGGCGCGAACGGCTGGCAGTCGTTCTGGCATGTCACATTCCCCATCACGCTGCCGGTGAGCATCACCGTCCTGATCATCAGGATCATTTTCAAGCTGAAGCTCGCCGACATCGTGATCAACGTGACGGCCGGAGGGCCCGGCGGCGCCACCGACACGGTGTCGAGCTTCATCTACCGCGTCTATCGCGATCGATCGAATGTCGGATACGGCACCGGTCTGGCCATATTCTACCTGCTCCTGATCATCGCGCTGCTGACGATATTGCTGCGCCTGTCCAATCGCTGGACGCAGAAAGTCGAGTAG
- a CDS encoding carbohydrate ABC transporter permease, translated as MSRVLIYGALLFWAFVCLFPIYWTITTSFKSAVDVTQGHLIPWLDFQPDWKGWRSIGLSPDTMFGTSTSRAEFGSRFANSIITSVGASVLALILGSLAAYGLSRFRYKFAWMRNDDILFFFMSQLILPPVVLALPFLVLYKALSLLDTRFGLILLYTLTVLPIVIWIMRDQFNSIPIELDEAAFVDGLSTWGAFIRIVLPLSVPGMAAAFILSLVLCWNEYFFAALLTSTDAKTLPVMVASQTGSQGINWWSMAALSTAAIAPLVVVGIFLERYIVSGLTTGAGK; from the coding sequence TTGAGCCGGGTGCTCATCTATGGAGCATTGCTGTTCTGGGCGTTCGTCTGCCTGTTTCCGATCTATTGGACCATCACGACCTCGTTCAAATCGGCAGTCGACGTGACGCAGGGTCATTTGATTCCGTGGCTGGATTTTCAGCCGGATTGGAAGGGCTGGCGCTCGATCGGCCTGTCGCCGGATACGATGTTCGGAACATCCACCTCGCGCGCCGAATTCGGCAGCCGGTTCGCAAACAGCATTATTACATCGGTCGGTGCGTCGGTGCTGGCGCTCATCCTTGGTTCGCTGGCGGCTTACGGCTTGAGCCGATTCCGGTACAAGTTCGCATGGATGCGCAACGACGATATCCTGTTCTTCTTCATGTCCCAGTTGATTTTGCCGCCGGTCGTCCTCGCGTTGCCGTTCCTGGTGCTGTACAAGGCATTGTCCCTGCTCGACACGAGATTTGGCCTGATCCTGCTCTACACGCTGACGGTTCTGCCGATTGTCATCTGGATCATGCGCGACCAGTTCAACTCGATCCCGATCGAACTCGACGAAGCGGCTTTCGTCGACGGCCTTTCGACCTGGGGCGCATTCATTCGCATCGTGTTGCCGCTCTCCGTTCCCGGAATGGCGGCTGCATTCATCCTTTCGCTTGTACTGTGCTGGAACGAATACTTCTTCGCCGCGCTGCTGACGAGTACGGACGCGAAAACTCTGCCTGTCATGGTGGCGAGCCAGACCGGCTCGCAGGGCATCAACTGGTGGTCAATGGCAGCGCTGTCGACGGCGGCAATCGCTCCGCTCGTCGTCGTCGGGATCTTTCTTGAACGCTACATCGTCAGCGGTTTGACCACGGGCGCGGGAAAGTAG
- a CDS encoding amidohydrolase family protein, producing MRIDAHHHLWTLARGDYGWLTPALAPIHRDFSLSDLAPHLAAAGIKGTILVQAAPTEAETMFLLDIAAKAQVVRGVVGWTDFDAADGEARIDALAAHKLLVGLRPMVQDIPDDDWLLRPALAPLLAAMARNSLVFDALVLPRHLPRLLRLVDGHPDVQFVLDHCAKPRLATGEMADWHRDVALLAERPNIVCKLSGLATEAAVGWQITDLRKAVDHVVACFGPHRLLWGSDWPVVNLAGGYEKWLAAAKALLAGLSADEKAAIFGGNAARIYLSGRGRKVEAN from the coding sequence ATGCGGATCGATGCGCATCATCATCTGTGGACTCTGGCCCGAGGCGATTACGGCTGGTTGACGCCCGCGCTCGCACCGATCCACCGTGACTTTTCCCTTTCGGACCTGGCGCCGCACCTGGCTGCGGCGGGCATCAAGGGGACGATTTTGGTGCAGGCTGCACCGACCGAGGCGGAGACCATGTTTCTGCTCGACATCGCGGCGAAGGCGCAGGTGGTGCGGGGCGTGGTCGGCTGGACGGATTTCGACGCAGCCGACGGCGAGGCGCGCATCGATGCTCTCGCCGCGCACAAACTCCTGGTTGGGCTGCGGCCGATGGTGCAGGACATTCCCGATGACGATTGGCTGCTCCGCCCCGCCTTGGCGCCGCTATTGGCGGCCATGGCCCGAAATAGCCTGGTGTTCGATGCGCTGGTGCTGCCGCGTCATTTGCCGCGACTGCTGCGGCTGGTCGACGGTCATCCCGATGTGCAGTTCGTGCTCGACCATTGCGCCAAGCCCCGGCTTGCGACCGGCGAGATGGCAGATTGGCATCGCGATGTCGCGCTACTTGCTGAACGCCCCAACATCGTCTGCAAGCTATCGGGTTTGGCGACGGAGGCCGCTGTGGGCTGGCAAATTACGGATCTACGGAAGGCAGTGGATCATGTCGTTGCGTGCTTCGGGCCACATCGCCTGCTATGGGGAAGCGACTGGCCGGTGGTCAATCTGGCGGGCGGTTACGAAAAATGGCTTGCCGCTGCCAAGGCCCTGCTGGCCGGTCTGTCAGCGGACGAAAAGGCAGCCATATTCGGCGGTAACGCGGCGCGGATCTATCTCTCAGGCCGGGGACGGAAAGTTGAAGCCAATTGA
- a CDS encoding aldo/keto reductase codes for MKSAFALPRRALGRTRLQVSILGFGTAPLGDLFVKLDDDTAIDTVERAFELGINLLDSSPHYGNGLAEHRCGAAIRRVPRQDIVVCTKVGRWMDPFHGRGDGSGFVGGLPHRAVFDYSYDGTMRSVEQSLLRLGTDRLDLLLIHDVDVWTHGLDAIDERFREAMAGAYVALDRLRGEGVVAGIGIGVNEADMCVRFAQAGSFDTMLLAGRYSLLEQPALAEFLPLAQQQGIGVLLGGVFNSGILATGAVSGAKYNYRDAPPEILAKVARIESVCDTHGVALPTAALHFALGHPAVASVVLGGQSPQEVERNVAALSSTVPTALWADLKAERLLAAEAPVPLSVAG; via the coding sequence ATGAAATCAGCATTCGCACTGCCACGCCGTGCCCTTGGTCGGACGCGGCTTCAGGTTTCGATCCTGGGATTCGGAACCGCGCCGCTTGGCGATCTCTTCGTGAAACTGGATGACGACACGGCCATCGATACGGTGGAACGCGCGTTCGAACTTGGCATCAATCTTCTTGACAGTTCCCCGCACTATGGCAACGGCCTCGCCGAACATCGTTGCGGCGCCGCGATCAGGCGCGTGCCGCGCCAGGACATCGTCGTTTGCACCAAGGTCGGTCGCTGGATGGATCCGTTTCACGGGCGAGGCGACGGTTCCGGCTTTGTGGGAGGGCTGCCGCACCGGGCCGTGTTCGATTATTCCTATGACGGCACCATGCGTTCGGTGGAACAGTCGCTGTTGCGGCTAGGGACCGATCGGCTGGACCTGTTGCTGATCCACGACGTCGACGTCTGGACTCATGGTCTCGACGCAATCGACGAGCGGTTTCGCGAAGCGATGGCTGGCGCATATGTGGCGCTGGACCGGCTTCGCGGGGAGGGCGTTGTTGCGGGCATCGGGATCGGCGTGAACGAGGCCGACATGTGCGTACGTTTCGCGCAAGCCGGATCATTCGATACCATGCTGCTCGCCGGGCGTTATTCCCTGCTTGAGCAACCGGCGCTCGCGGAATTTCTGCCGCTCGCGCAGCAACAGGGAATCGGTGTGTTGCTCGGCGGCGTATTCAATTCAGGTATTCTGGCGACCGGCGCGGTGAGCGGCGCCAAATACAATTACAGGGACGCGCCACCTGAGATCCTCGCAAAGGTGGCGCGGATCGAAAGCGTCTGTGATACGCATGGCGTTGCCCTGCCGACCGCGGCGTTGCATTTTGCTCTGGGCCATCCGGCGGTGGCGAGCGTTGTGCTGGGGGGCCAGAGCCCGCAGGAGGTCGAGCGCAACGTCGCCGCGCTGTCCAGCACGGTGCCGACCGCGCTTTGGGCCGATCTGAAGGCCGAGCGCCTGCTGGCTGCGGAAGCTCCCGTTCCGCTGTCGGTGGCCGGCTGA
- a CDS encoding ISNCY family transposase, which translates to MRFSDLLDRTEAKELTQAAAAELLGINVRTFQRWAERYEAEGDDGLVDLRMGRRSPRRAPEEELERMLGLFRDRYADFTVKHFHEQLQKRHGYVLGYTVTKLALHAAGLVRKAPKRSAHRKKRPRRPLPGMLLHQDGSRHAWIEGLPAMDLIVTLDDATSEIYSMFLVEEEGTASTFQALGEVIGGRGLFCALYTDRGSHYFYTPKAGEKVSKTQQTQVGRALSHLGIEHIAAYSPEARGRSERMFGTLQGRLPKDLRLAGIRTVEAANAWLRAHYMAEHNAAFAIKAEQPGTAFGADRHEAWREALCVIEDRTVANDNTIAWNGRRLQLPESRLRPHFVKALVRVHEYPDGTASVFLGPHRLATFAADGHQISPDAPQPGSVLGAVKDKPLRARKRASLTAPARAAVEIARVGAEKRASSRTKKPTRRANPAAISVA; encoded by the coding sequence ATGCGGTTTTCGGATTTGCTGGATCGGACGGAGGCGAAGGAACTGACGCAGGCGGCCGCGGCTGAGCTTCTCGGGATCAACGTGCGGACGTTTCAACGTTGGGCGGAACGCTATGAGGCGGAGGGCGATGACGGGCTTGTCGACCTCCGTATGGGGCGGCGATCGCCGCGGCGCGCGCCGGAGGAAGAGCTTGAGCGGATGCTGGGGCTGTTCCGGGACAGGTACGCGGACTTCACGGTGAAGCACTTCCACGAGCAGCTGCAAAAGCGGCATGGCTATGTGCTTGGCTACACGGTGACGAAGCTGGCCTTGCACGCGGCGGGCTTGGTGCGGAAGGCGCCGAAGCGTTCGGCGCACCGCAAGAAGCGTCCGCGCCGGCCGCTTCCGGGCATGCTGCTGCATCAGGACGGGTCGCGCCACGCCTGGATCGAAGGTCTGCCGGCGATGGACCTGATCGTCACGCTGGACGATGCGACGAGCGAGATCTACTCGATGTTTCTGGTCGAGGAAGAAGGCACGGCGTCGACGTTCCAGGCCTTGGGCGAAGTGATTGGCGGGCGCGGCCTGTTCTGCGCGCTCTACACCGATCGCGGCAGCCATTATTTCTACACCCCGAAGGCTGGCGAGAAGGTCTCGAAGACGCAACAAACCCAGGTGGGACGGGCTTTATCGCATCTTGGGATCGAGCATATCGCAGCCTATTCGCCGGAGGCGCGCGGGCGCTCCGAGCGGATGTTCGGCACGCTGCAGGGCCGGCTGCCGAAGGACCTGCGGCTCGCCGGGATCAGGACGGTCGAAGCCGCCAATGCGTGGCTGAGGGCGCATTACATGGCCGAGCATAACGCGGCGTTTGCGATCAAGGCCGAACAGCCGGGCACGGCGTTCGGCGCCGATCGCCACGAGGCTTGGCGCGAAGCGCTGTGCGTGATCGAAGACCGAACCGTCGCCAACGACAATACGATCGCATGGAACGGTCGGCGGCTGCAGCTGCCGGAGAGCCGGCTCAGGCCCCACTTCGTCAAAGCCCTGGTGCGGGTCCATGAGTATCCCGATGGCACCGCGAGCGTGTTCCTTGGCCCGCACCGATTGGCGACGTTTGCCGCCGACGGACACCAGATCAGCCCCGACGCGCCTCAGCCTGGCAGCGTGCTCGGAGCCGTCAAGGACAAGCCCTTGCGGGCGCGCAAGCGCGCGTCCTTGACCGCCCCTGCGCGCGCCGCCGTCGAGATAGCGCGGGTCGGGGCGGAGAAACGGGCTTCAAGTCGAACAAAGAAACCGACCAGGAGGGCTAACCCGGCAGCAATATCCGTGGCATGA